The DNA segment TCCGGGCCTCCCACGGCGGCAGGCCAGAGGACTCGAAACAGTACTCCAGCTCCTCCCGGGGCGTCAGCGAGAGGATGAAGAGGTCGTAATCCTGGGGTACCAGCATAGGCTTCCCGAGAGCCTCGACCTCCCCCTTCAGCTCGCCTCCATATATCCTCGTCGCCAGCCCCGCAGCCACCCTCAGAATAGTGGATTTCCCACCCCCGGTGGGGCCTGCTAGAAGCGTGACACCCCTTGGGGCCTCAAGGCTTACACCCCTCAGCACCCAATCTCCACCCGGGTAGCGGTACCACACCCCCCTAAGCCGGAGTACAGTCAAACCCTCCACACCCTACCCAGGACCTCCCCCAGCATGGCGACCATGCGGGCCTCCCTCGCCGCTATACCACATCCACCCCCAAGGCTCCTACCGAGGTAGGCGTTGACCACGCTGGCCTTGTGTCTAGCCACGGCTTTTAGCAGAAGCCCTAGGCCGCCTGAGTGGAGGTGGATGGTGGCGTCGTTCACAACCAACACATCCCCAGGCTCCCCCGCAGCCTCCTCCAACACTTTGCTTGTCCGCACAGCGTTATACCTGGCCAGCCTCCACGCCACTCTACAGTCTCCCCGCGACTCCAGCCTAGGCGCCCTAAGCCCCCGGGGCCTCAGCACCCTGGCACCCGGTATTGGGGGGAGCGGCCTCCCCACGCCTGCAACGTCAGGGGCGAAGTCAGCCACCACAACCTCTAGCCCCAGCCTGGCTAGGAGGCTGGCTATGTACCATGTAAGCCTCGTCTTACCCCTCCCCTGCTCGCCCACTATCAGGAGGCCTGAGCCGTACAACCCCGCTCCTCTCCAGCGCTACGAGCGCCGCCACACCTAAGGTTGTTCCTATAAGAGTGCTGGCAAGCCACCCCAGCCATATAACTGTCAACGCGCTTCTCCACGCCTCGACATCCCCCATGAGAGGAGCGAAAATGTAGAGGGCAAGGAGGAAGCCTACGACGGCGGTGCCGAGAGGCTCCAGAAGACCCGCCGGTATGGGGTTTCTACCTAGCCTCAGCAGGGCCACTGCACCCAGACCTACAAGAAGAGCGCCTGGTATGCCGCCGGGGATGCTGTAGATGGTCCCAATACCGAGGGCCATTCTAACGAGCCCAACGGCGAGGGCGAGACCGCTGGCCCACCACGGCCCGAGGATGACGCCCGCGACCACGTTAACCATATGCTGCCACGGCAAAGCCTTTGTAGGCCCTACATCAATCCTGATGACGCTGAGGGAGACCGCCAGCCCTCCCAAGATAGCGGCCAGCGCAAGCTTCCTCTCAGGCCCGAGGTGGCTGAGGCTCACAACTTCCCACCTTTACCACTGGCCAAGAGTAAAACCTCATGTCGGAGGATATAAATTAAGGTTTTATATGTTAAGCCGTCTTAACAGTCCGAGGATATAGAGGATGCTTATAAACCTGGGGTAACGCGTGGTGGGCAACCTGTAAGTTTACTATCACCTTACTAACAACTACCGGACTCCAGGAGAGCCAAAACCCCTCTAGGGGCCGAGGCGGGTGCGTGCACCCGCCAAGGACAATGGCTTCCTGGCGTCAAGAATCCAAAAGAAAAAGGTGTAAACATCTTGAGTCTAGGAGACATAGCTAAGGCCCCTGCAGTGCTAATGCTGGCGCTGCTGGCGGCCGCGGGTCTCGGGGGCGTGTTCGCCCTGTGGGACGAGCTCCTAACGATCGACGTTACGGTCGAGACGGGAGAGCTCGACGCAGCTCTAAGTGTAGAAGGTATGGGCGACAACGAGGAAGACATAGCAACCAGCATGGGCGAGCCTGATCCCACGGTCAAGGATGTGTCCAGCATATCCTGTGTATTGAGTGAAGACGGTAAGAGTATCGACGTTACCATAACGAACGCATACCCCAGCATAACATACTGGTGTGAGCTGAACCTTGAGAACACTGGCACTATACCGCTCAAGGTGCAGTCAATTGAATTCACAACCGATGAGATATCTCCAGTTGCCGAGGAGTTCGGCTTCTATGATGACCTAGATCTAAACCCGCCGGATACTTTTGTAGTTGGCACACAGCTCGAACCTGGTGACGTTGGCTACGACTTCCTGGTGATTCACCTTAGCAACGATGCTGATGAGAACTCGACATACAATGCGACAATAGAAATTCAGGTAGTCCAGTGGAACGAGTTCACCTCACCGTAATAACAAGGATATAGACTAGGTGTGACGGAGGTATAACCTAAATTTCATAATATTTTTATATAAATGAACAATGAAGGATGTGGTGAAAATGAATAAACAGACTGGCGTGTTGGCAACACTGCTCGCAGTAATGGCTGTCTCTGCCCTTGCAGGAGCTTTTGCACTCTGGAGCGAGGACCTTAGTATAAGCATGACAGCAGACACAGGCGAAGTTGACTGGGAGTTCATAGACAACAGCTGGCAAAGCAAGGACCCATGCTACTTACCCGACGATGGTGACCCAGAAAGTACAGCACCGTTATCTGGAGACGACTGGAACCTATACCCGCAGGGAACCCCACCGTTCTCCTCGCCTTATGACTGGAGTGGTCAGTCGCCGGTGAGGGTGACAAAGGACGTCGGCTGCGACGAAGTGATACCACATGATACCGATGGTGACGGCGACTGGGATACACTAGAGTTCAACATATACAATGCATACCCATTCTACTACACACAGCTAACATTCGACGTTAGAAACAATGGCACTGTTCCTATAAAGATAGCTCAGGTTTGGATAGACGAGAACTGCGATAACACAATAGACCATGGTCCATATCACGAGATAAATAAGAACGAAATTGAAGACCAAGGAGTCTACCTCTTCGACGGTGACATACTGATGTGGTGGGGTAACAACTTCGGCGTTCAGCTGGAGCCTCTTGAGGACGCCGCTATGGGCATGGATATAGTGGTGGTCCAGGAGGCTGATGAGAACCAGGTCTACAACTTCTGTGTTGTACTCCAGGCTGTTCAGTGGAACGAGTACGACATGGTTGTGTCGGAGGACTAACCTAGGCTACTGGTAGGAGTAGACGCTGTAACGGGCAGAAGCGAGCATAGGGCCTATACACCCCTTGCGGGGTGAACATTTTATTTTTTCTCGATTAAATCCGATATTATTGTGCAAAAACTTATATACTTTGAATTATAACTATAATATTTGGGATGTATCTCTTTGAAGTCCGATGGAAGAACTCGGAGTCCGCCAGGGCTTGCCATAGTGCTAGTACTACTAACGATCCTAGCGGCCGCCCTGTCAATACCACCGTCTAAAGGGTTGTGGAGTGAGGATTTGAACATCTCAGTGGGAGTATCTGTCGCGGATTACACTTGCCCCAGGAGCAAGGGGTTCTGGCAGCACCAGTTTTCGGCGGCTCTAGGAATTCAGGGGAGTGGTTTCTTCTCCCTCTCTGAACTAGATGACATGCTCCTAGCCATAAACGGCTCTTCCCAGATTTTCAGTTTCGACCAGCCGTCTATCTATGACAGAGCGGCTGAGGCACTAGCGGTGCTTAAGCCGCCCTACGCAGATATGGAAGAGAAGGTTGAGGCTCAGCTTCTCGCCTTATGGCTCAACCACGTCTCCGGGTATGCGGATGGCTACGAAATAAGTTATGATGGCACAGTCTATGACGCTTCTTCGCTCATAGCCGCTGTTGAGGACGCGTTAGTCAATGGAGACCAGGATAACTATGTATACTGGAAAGACGCAGCTGAGACGTTCAACACCAGCTTTGACTGCGGACCCTAGGGGGATTGCTATACTTGGAGAGCAGGGGGACTGGGCCGCGGCTTCATGGCTCAGCCGGGGAGAGGCTTCCGGAATCGACTATTAACAGCCTGAGCAGTTTAGTGCCGTTGCTCCTTTCAGCTGCTATGGCACACTGGCTCATGCGATTAGGCGTCATAGGAGGTGATGCCCGGCTTCTTACAGCCGCCATACTGGGGGCTGGCGGGTTCATTGCTATGCGCCCCCTTATACATAGTTCGGGCGTTCTCGGCAGGTACCCGCCGCTGGCACCGTTTGGCGCTGGAGTCCTCATGGCTTCTCTATACGTTGTATTTGGAACCGTTTTAACGGGGCTAGGTAAGAGCCCCTATATCCACACACCTTATTATATACTCTACAACTCTGTATTATCTCTAGCACTTGTGGCTGGCGAGGAGGCCTTAAGGACCTCTTTTATCTGGAGGACGGGATACAGGCGTCCAGCATTAGCGATACTAATGTCAACACTGCTCATCATGGCTGTTTATCTCAATCCATCTCAGGTTGAGGGTCTAACATCGGGGGAGGGGGTAAGAAACTTTGCTTCCTGGGCTTTCCCATTGCTTTCAGTTAACCTGGCAGCCGGGGTGGCAAGCCTATACTACGGCTACATAGGCTCGGTCTCCCTAAGGCTACCGACGGCTCTAGCATGGGTTATGATGCCCGTGCTTCCTAACGTGTATACAACGGACGCTATACTAGTGCATGTTATTGTGGCTGTCATAGTCATAACTTTTCTATCGATGACCGCCCAACCAACATTAGGATCGCCTCTAACCCTAGCCGACAGGCTCATGATAGGGTTGTCTATACTCGCAGTGGTAGGAGTGTGGCTCAGCCACGGCCTGCTCGGATACTACGCCCTAGTGGTGTTATCGGGCAGCATGGAACCCGAGCTTGAGAGGGGAGATATAGTCATAGTCTCGAGCGTTGATCCTGGAGATGTTAAAATTGGGGATGTGATTCTCTATGCTAGCACCAACGGCCCGGTGATACATAGGGTTATAGAGGTTCGAGAAGGCGGCGGAGGCTCTATAGAGTACATAACTAAGGGGGACGCGAACGAAGCCCCCGACTCTGACCCTGTCAAGCCCGAGCAAGTTAGGGGGAGGGTGATCGGGGTAGTGCCTGATGTCGGCGGAGTTTCTCTATGGCTTAAACAGGCGCTCAACGCAATCTTACGAGGCTAGCCAGCGGTGTTTTCTGGTATGGCGGTGGGTGATGAGATGTCACGTGGCTTGGCAATGATGACGTGCCGAACATATAACTATCTGAAAGTACAAATACCACGTGGTATAATAGATTTGAAACAACTGATAGCTCTGATGATACTCCTCCTGGGCATGCTCACCCTGGCCTCTCCAGCGGCTAATGCCCAGGAGGAGAACACCGTAAGGATATACGTGGCCACCTACCCCTCTGGCCTGCCTATAAGCGTGGATGGGGTGATCTATTTCCCCAGCACGTCCCAGCCAATCCGGCTAGAATGGGAAGAGGGTTCGACACATACTGTTGAGGTGATAGTAGACACATGGTACACAGATGACGGTGAAAGGTATGTCTTCAAAACGTGGAACACCGGCGAAAATCAGAAGCAGGTATCAGTGGTAGCGGATAAGCCCAAGTCTGTGGTGGCTGTGTATGAAAAACAGTATTTCCTGGAGGTGGTTTCGCCCTACGGTAGCTCAAAGGGCTCGGGGTGGTATCCGGCGGGAAGCCTGGTTGAGATAAGCGTTGACGATACTATAGAAATTGGGGATGGAGTGAGAGCCTCCTTCTTGAGGTGGAGCGAGAGGTATAACCCCGAGTTAAGCCAAACATCCATTTACCTCTTTGAGCCTAAGACGGTGAAGGCCTACTGGAAGATAGAGTACAGGATTCAGGTTTCAGCCGAAGTTGAGGGGGCACAGGTGACTGAGGGGGGATGGTTCGAGGAGGGCTCGATAATAACGGTGACTGCGCAGGAGGAGGTGGGCGATGGCGAGGCGTTGTGGCGCTTCTCGGGTTGGAAGGTTGAAAGCGGTGCTGTGGATCCTGATGTCGACCTCGACTCGAGAACACTCAGCCTGAAAGTCTTGGCGCCTGCACAACTTGTTGCACAGTACGACAGGTACTACTATGTGGAGGCTCTAACGCCCGTGGGAGAGGTGGAGGGCTCGGGATACTACAGAAGCGGGGATATAGCTGTGGTGAGCGTGCCAGATATTGTGGAGGCTGGAGAGGATACCAGGTACGTATTCACAGGCTGGACGGGGGACGTGGAGT comes from the Aeropyrum camini SY1 = JCM 12091 genome and includes:
- the thiW gene encoding energy coupling factor transporter S component ThiW, which translates into the protein MSLSHLGPERKLALAAILGGLAVSLSVIRIDVGPTKALPWQHMVNVVAGVILGPWWASGLALAVGLVRMALGIGTIYSIPGGIPGALLVGLGAVALLRLGRNPIPAGLLEPLGTAVVGFLLALYIFAPLMGDVEAWRSALTVIWLGWLASTLIGTTLGVAALVALERSGVVRLRPPDSGRAGEG
- a CDS encoding signal peptidase I, whose translation is MESRGTGPRLHGSAGERLPESTINSLSSLVPLLLSAAMAHWLMRLGVIGGDARLLTAAILGAGGFIAMRPLIHSSGVLGRYPPLAPFGAGVLMASLYVVFGTVLTGLGKSPYIHTPYYILYNSVLSLALVAGEEALRTSFIWRTGYRRPALAILMSTLLIMAVYLNPSQVEGLTSGEGVRNFASWAFPLLSVNLAAGVASLYYGYIGSVSLRLPTALAWVMMPVLPNVYTTDAILVHVIVAVIVITFLSMTAQPTLGSPLTLADRLMIGLSILAVVGVWLSHGLLGYYALVVLSGSMEPELERGDIVIVSSVDPGDVKIGDVILYASTNGPVIHRVIEVREGGGGSIEYITKGDANEAPDSDPVKPEQVRGRVIGVVPDVGGVSLWLKQALNAILRG
- a CDS encoding InlB B-repeat-containing protein, which codes for MAVGDEMSRGLAMMTCRTYNYLKVQIPRGIIDLKQLIALMILLLGMLTLASPAANAQEENTVRIYVATYPSGLPISVDGVIYFPSTSQPIRLEWEEGSTHTVEVIVDTWYTDDGERYVFKTWNTGENQKQVSVVADKPKSVVAVYEKQYFLEVVSPYGSSKGSGWYPAGSLVEISVDDTIEIGDGVRASFLRWSERYNPELSQTSIYLFEPKTVKAYWKIEYRIQVSAEVEGAQVTEGGWFEEGSIITVTAQEEVGDGEALWRFSGWKVESGAVDPDVDLDSRTLSLKVLAPAQLVAQYDRYYYVEALTPVGEVEGSGYYRSGDIAVVSVPDIVEAGEDTRYVFTGWTGDVESPSPRLTINVEKPLRLVATWQVQYRVDVESNVLQIQDLRGDGWYSLGEKVKLYAPETVSSGYGIKYVFAGWKGDFNSSKPSDTAIVTGPAKIEAVYVKNYTGFYLNLAAVSTVIILLYLGYTLLIPKALIALKRKDEKTE